In one Rhizobium lentis genomic region, the following are encoded:
- a CDS encoding Lrp/AsnC family transcriptional regulator → MLDQFDIKLLAALQQNSELTQSELSQKVNLSATQCARRLERLRNEQYIQGVVAILNPAKLGFTVVAHTLVSLRAHTEGGNEKLHRFIETAPEILECYSQTGDADFLMKVMTRDLDHLSQFLERMIRVTDNLALVKSSIVLRTLKKTTALPLQIVS, encoded by the coding sequence ATGCTTGACCAGTTCGATATCAAACTGCTTGCCGCACTCCAGCAAAACAGCGAGCTGACGCAGAGCGAACTCTCTCAGAAGGTCAATCTCTCGGCGACCCAATGCGCACGTCGTTTGGAAAGGCTGCGCAATGAGCAATATATCCAAGGCGTCGTCGCCATCCTCAATCCCGCAAAACTGGGTTTCACGGTCGTTGCTCATACGCTCGTCAGCTTGAGAGCACATACCGAAGGCGGAAACGAGAAACTTCATCGCTTCATCGAGACCGCGCCGGAGATTTTGGAGTGCTATTCGCAGACCGGCGACGCCGACTTTCTGATGAAGGTGATGACGCGCGACCTCGACCATCTCAGCCAGTTTCTCGAAAGGATGATCCGCGTCACCGACAATCTGGCATTGGTCAAATCGAGCATCGTCCTCAGGACATTGAAAAAGACCACGGCTTTGCCGCTGCAGATCGTGTCGTGA
- a CDS encoding amino acid aminotransferase, whose amino-acid sequence MFDQLNSRPADSLLALIKAFQADDRLGKIDLGVGVYRDAMGRTPVMRAVKAAEQFLLENQDSKKYLGPEGDLQFVRLLEPIIFGNAPKFAQRLAGIQTPGGSGALRLGAELIQTANPSAKVFLGTPSWPNHAPIFASARLGVKEYAFVDLTSQQVTFDSVVSALSSAGEGDVVLLHGCCHNPTGIDFTIEQWRKITDLLVAHRLVPFIDLAYQGLGDGLEQDAAPTRMILGAVDEALIAYSCDKNFGLYRERVGALYVVARNADDVRKAESNMAALARVNWSMPPDHGAAVVRAILESPEMTTMWRVELEEMCLRVNGNRAALATASADLAFISRQRGLFSNLAMSKETAAALRARHGIYMADSGRMNLAGMQPADAGAIVAALRAEGCLRS is encoded by the coding sequence GTGTTTGACCAACTGAACAGCCGGCCGGCCGACAGCCTGCTTGCCCTCATCAAGGCCTTCCAGGCTGACGATCGCCTGGGAAAGATCGACCTCGGGGTCGGGGTCTATCGCGATGCGATGGGACGCACGCCTGTCATGAGGGCCGTGAAGGCTGCGGAGCAATTTCTCCTGGAGAACCAGGACAGCAAGAAATACCTCGGCCCCGAAGGCGATCTGCAATTCGTGCGCCTGCTTGAGCCGATCATCTTCGGCAACGCGCCGAAATTCGCCCAACGGCTCGCCGGTATTCAAACGCCCGGCGGCAGCGGCGCGCTCCGTCTCGGCGCGGAGCTCATTCAAACGGCAAACCCATCAGCAAAAGTTTTTTTGGGAACGCCGAGCTGGCCCAACCATGCACCGATTTTCGCTTCGGCACGCTTGGGCGTGAAGGAATACGCCTTCGTGGACCTGACTTCACAGCAGGTGACATTCGACAGCGTCGTCTCCGCCTTGTCTTCCGCCGGGGAAGGCGACGTCGTGCTGCTTCACGGTTGCTGCCATAACCCAACTGGCATCGATTTCACCATCGAGCAATGGCGAAAGATTACCGACCTCCTCGTCGCGCACAGGCTGGTGCCCTTCATCGATCTTGCCTATCAGGGGCTCGGCGACGGCCTCGAACAGGATGCCGCCCCGACACGCATGATCCTCGGTGCGGTCGACGAGGCGCTGATCGCCTATTCCTGCGACAAGAACTTCGGCCTCTATCGCGAACGCGTCGGCGCACTTTATGTCGTGGCTCGCAATGCCGATGACGTCAGAAAGGCGGAAAGCAACATGGCGGCGCTTGCCCGCGTCAACTGGTCCATGCCGCCGGATCATGGGGCTGCCGTCGTCAGGGCCATTCTCGAAAGCCCCGAAATGACGACAATGTGGCGCGTCGAACTCGAAGAGATGTGCCTGCGCGTCAACGGCAATCGTGCCGCGCTGGCCACGGCCTCTGCCGATCTCGCCTTTATCAGCCGCCAACGCGGGCTGTTTTCCAATCTCGCCATGTCCAAGGAAACGGCCGCTGCCCTCAGAGCCAGGCACGGCATCTACATGGCGGATTCCGGGCGCATGAACCTTGCCGGCATGCAGCCTGCCGATGCCGGCGCCATCGTCGCTGCGCTCCGGGCCGAAGGCTGCCTGAGATCGTAA
- a CDS encoding thiamine pyrophosphate-dependent enzyme translates to MSRKETTGQAITRSLVAHGIDTVFGIPGAHMYDFNDALYGAGDKIRFIHTRHEQGAAYMAYGYAKSTGRVGAYTVVPGPGVLNSGAALCTAYGANAPVLCITGNIMSHLIGQGRGQLHELPDQLATMRGITKTAERINHQSETGPVLAGVLSKMLSGRQGPGAVEAPWDVFGQFGPEIDLPLAKRAPDPAVNPDQIAAAAALISGASNPLIMVGGGAANAGPEIAALAELLQAPVTSHRSGKGIVADDHPNTLNFVAAYEYWKKVDVLIGIGSRLELQFMRWKWLPKGLKVIRMDIDPTEMVRLKPDVGIVADARDGTQALTAALAGYSREKRTPEFAALNEEARSRFSAVQPQLGYLQAIREALPRDGFFVEEVSQMGFTARFAFPTYGPRLYVTCGYQDNLGFGFNTALGVKVANPDKVVISVSGDGGFMFGVQELATAVQHKIAIVAIVFNNSAYGNVLRDQQQTYKGRILGSDLTNPDFVTLAESFGIRSFKATSPGELRGILEKALSLDEPVLIEVPVEKGSEASPWPFIHPAPHAE, encoded by the coding sequence ATGAGCAGGAAAGAAACGACCGGCCAGGCGATCACCCGTTCGCTTGTCGCCCATGGGATCGATACGGTCTTCGGCATCCCGGGCGCCCACATGTATGACTTCAACGACGCCCTCTACGGCGCTGGCGATAAAATCCGGTTCATTCACACCCGGCACGAACAGGGTGCGGCCTACATGGCCTACGGTTATGCCAAGTCCACCGGCCGGGTCGGCGCCTATACCGTCGTCCCCGGCCCAGGCGTCCTCAATTCCGGCGCGGCCCTTTGCACCGCTTACGGCGCCAATGCGCCGGTGCTTTGCATCACCGGCAACATCATGTCGCATCTGATTGGACAAGGCAGAGGGCAACTGCACGAACTGCCGGACCAACTCGCGACGATGCGCGGGATTACCAAGACGGCAGAGCGGATCAACCATCAGTCCGAAACCGGGCCTGTCTTGGCCGGGGTCCTCAGCAAGATGCTTTCGGGCCGCCAGGGGCCGGGAGCAGTCGAAGCGCCATGGGACGTGTTTGGGCAATTCGGCCCTGAAATCGATCTCCCCCTTGCCAAGAGAGCACCTGATCCGGCCGTCAATCCTGACCAGATCGCCGCTGCGGCAGCGCTGATATCAGGCGCCAGCAATCCGCTGATCATGGTCGGCGGCGGCGCGGCGAATGCCGGCCCAGAGATCGCCGCGCTTGCGGAATTGCTGCAGGCGCCGGTCACCTCCCATCGCTCCGGCAAGGGTATCGTCGCCGACGACCATCCGAACACTCTGAATTTCGTCGCCGCCTATGAATATTGGAAAAAGGTCGATGTGCTGATCGGGATTGGCAGCCGGCTCGAATTGCAGTTCATGCGGTGGAAGTGGCTTCCCAAGGGTCTGAAGGTCATCCGTATGGATATTGATCCGACCGAGATGGTCCGCCTGAAGCCCGATGTCGGTATCGTCGCGGATGCGAGGGACGGAACGCAGGCGCTGACCGCTGCGCTGGCCGGTTACAGCCGCGAGAAACGCACGCCTGAATTTGCCGCGCTCAATGAAGAGGCGAGGTCTCGCTTCTCGGCGGTGCAGCCGCAGCTTGGCTATCTCCAAGCCATCCGCGAAGCTTTGCCGAGAGACGGTTTCTTTGTCGAGGAGGTCAGCCAGATGGGCTTCACCGCCCGCTTTGCATTCCCGACCTACGGACCTCGCCTATATGTGACATGCGGTTACCAGGATAATCTCGGTTTCGGCTTCAACACCGCCTTGGGCGTGAAAGTCGCCAATCCCGACAAAGTGGTCATCTCCGTATCGGGTGATGGCGGTTTCATGTTCGGCGTCCAGGAGCTTGCCACCGCCGTGCAGCACAAGATCGCCATCGTCGCCATCGTCTTCAACAACTCTGCCTACGGCAATGTGCTGCGCGACCAGCAGCAGACCTATAAAGGCCGCATTCTAGGCTCGGATCTCACCAATCCCGACTTCGTCACCCTCGCCGAAAGCTTCGGCATCCGATCCTTCAAGGCGACAAGCCCAGGCGAACTGAGAGGCATATTGGAGAAAGCGCTCTCACTCGATGAGCCTGTCCTTATAGAAGTTCCCGTCGAAAAGGGATCCGAGGCGAGCCCCTGGCCTTTCATTCATCCGGCTCCGCACGCCGAATGA
- the glgB gene encoding 1,4-alpha-glucan branching protein GlgB: protein MNVERSEFLSGIGQDALWALIEGRHGDPFSILGPHESGGMTIVRVFLPGAEAVDLVEAASGRVVTPFSIAHPAGLFAAATASRSGYRLRITWPDAVQVTEDPYSFGLLLGELDLHLISEGTHYSLSRTLGAIDMSIDGVPGVRFAVWAPNARRVSVVGDFNAWDGRRNPMRLRQSAGVWELFVPRLAPGERYKFEIIDAHGNCLPQKADPVARASEAAPSTASIVASSARFRWTDDNWMKGRSRQERLEGAVSVYEVHAGSWLRENGGRSLDWVELSQRLVPYAREMGFTHIELLPIMEHPFGGSWGYQPLGLFAPTGRYGTPEDFAYFVDRCHGAGIGVILDWVPAHFPTDVWGLARFDGTALYEHEDPREGFHGDWNTLIYNLGRNEVKGFLIASALEWLERYHIDGLRVDAVASMLYRDYSRKEGEWIPNRYGGRENLEAVEFFKHLNSIIHERCPHAMTIAEESTAWPGVTKPPEEGGLGFDIKWNMGWMHDSLSYISKDPVYRSYHHNTMTFGMIYAYSERFMLPISHDEVVYGKGSLLGKMPGDEWQKFANLRSYLAFMWGHPGKKLMFMGGEIAQPGEWNHDASVTWDVLDRPAHAGLQRLVKDLNAFYGQELALQFGDFHPEGFEWAAADDAVNSVLGMLRYAPDRSSSVLVVSNFTPVPRYGYRIGVPQDGVWIERITTDASEYGGSGLVNGAVSSEPVPSHGRPVSLSLTLPPLATIFLKGPSP, encoded by the coding sequence ATGAATGTTGAGCGCTCGGAATTTCTCTCAGGCATTGGACAGGATGCGCTCTGGGCCCTGATCGAGGGCCGCCATGGCGATCCGTTTTCAATCCTCGGCCCCCATGAAAGCGGGGGCATGACGATCGTGCGCGTCTTCCTGCCCGGCGCGGAGGCGGTCGATCTCGTCGAGGCGGCAAGCGGGCGGGTGGTGACGCCGTTCAGCATCGCCCATCCAGCCGGTTTGTTTGCCGCTGCGACCGCTTCGAGGAGTGGATATCGGCTGCGGATCACTTGGCCGGACGCGGTGCAAGTCACCGAGGATCCCTACAGCTTCGGTCTTCTGCTCGGGGAGCTCGACCTTCACCTGATATCGGAAGGCACGCACTACAGCCTCAGCCGGACGCTCGGTGCGATTGATATGTCGATCGACGGCGTACCGGGTGTTCGTTTCGCCGTCTGGGCGCCGAATGCGCGGCGCGTCTCGGTTGTTGGCGACTTCAACGCCTGGGACGGACGCCGGAATCCGATGCGGCTGAGGCAATCGGCGGGCGTATGGGAGCTGTTCGTCCCACGTCTCGCCCCTGGGGAAAGATACAAGTTCGAGATCATCGACGCGCATGGAAACTGCCTGCCGCAGAAGGCCGATCCGGTCGCGCGGGCAAGCGAGGCCGCCCCGTCCACTGCCTCGATCGTCGCGTCCTCGGCACGCTTTCGATGGACTGATGACAATTGGATGAAAGGCCGGTCGCGGCAGGAAAGACTGGAAGGCGCGGTCTCCGTTTACGAGGTACACGCCGGCTCCTGGCTGCGCGAGAATGGCGGGCGGTCGCTCGACTGGGTCGAGCTCAGCCAGCGGCTCGTTCCCTATGCAAGAGAGATGGGATTTACCCATATCGAGCTGCTGCCGATCATGGAGCATCCCTTCGGCGGCTCCTGGGGCTATCAGCCGCTCGGCCTCTTCGCTCCGACCGGCCGTTATGGAACTCCTGAAGATTTCGCCTATTTCGTCGACCGCTGCCATGGCGCCGGGATCGGCGTGATCCTCGACTGGGTGCCGGCCCATTTCCCCACAGACGTCTGGGGACTTGCCCGCTTCGACGGGACTGCGCTCTACGAACACGAGGACCCGCGCGAGGGCTTTCATGGCGACTGGAACACGCTGATCTACAATCTCGGCCGCAACGAGGTGAAGGGCTTCCTGATCGCCAGCGCGCTCGAATGGCTCGAACGCTACCATATCGATGGATTGCGCGTCGACGCCGTCGCCTCGATGCTCTACCGCGACTATAGCCGCAAGGAGGGGGAATGGATTCCGAACCGCTATGGCGGCCGCGAGAACCTGGAGGCGGTGGAATTCTTCAAGCACTTGAACAGCATCATCCACGAGCGCTGCCCGCATGCGATGACGATTGCCGAGGAATCGACCGCCTGGCCCGGCGTCACCAAACCACCTGAAGAGGGCGGACTCGGCTTCGACATCAAATGGAACATGGGCTGGATGCATGACAGCTTGAGCTACATTTCGAAGGACCCGGTCTACCGAAGCTATCACCACAACACGATGACCTTCGGCATGATCTATGCCTATTCCGAGCGCTTCATGCTGCCGATTTCGCACGACGAGGTCGTCTATGGAAAAGGCTCGCTGCTCGGCAAGATGCCGGGCGACGAATGGCAGAAATTTGCCAATCTGCGCAGCTATCTCGCCTTCATGTGGGGCCACCCCGGCAAAAAGCTGATGTTCATGGGCGGCGAGATCGCCCAGCCGGGCGAGTGGAACCATGACGCATCGGTCACGTGGGACGTGCTGGACCGGCCGGCGCATGCGGGGCTTCAGCGGCTGGTCAAGGATTTGAACGCCTTCTATGGTCAGGAGCTGGCCCTGCAGTTCGGCGATTTCCATCCCGAGGGTTTCGAATGGGCGGCTGCCGACGATGCCGTCAACTCCGTCCTCGGCATGCTCCGTTATGCCCCCGATCGCTCCTCCTCGGTCCTTGTCGTCTCGAATTTCACGCCGGTGCCGCGTTATGGCTACCGGATCGGCGTGCCACAGGACGGCGTGTGGATCGAGAGGATCACCACGGATGCAAGCGAATATGGCGGCTCGGGCCTCGTCAACGGGGCAGTGTCGAGCGAGCCCGTACCTTCGCATGGCAGGCCCGTCTCGCTCTCGCTGACGCTGCCGCCGCTGGCGACGATCTTTCTGAAGGGACCATCGCCTTGA